Part of the Sandaracinaceae bacterium genome is shown below.
CACGGGCGCGAACCTCGAGGAGGACATCTTCAACCTCCTCGCGGCGAACGACTACGAGATCATCAAGGACTGGCGCGCGCTGAGCGCGGAGGACGAGAAGGCGCTCTACGACCGCGGCTTCAACCGCGTGACCGACACCTGCATCCCGGAGACGGTGATGCGCCACCTCGAGAAGCGCCTCATCGATCGCTGGAAGAAGGCGTGCGACGAGGGCGAGCGCAAGATGGAGAGCGAGTTCCTCTTCGACGTGCTCGGCGACGAGAGCCTGAAGGCGCACTTCCAGATCCCCGAGAGCGACTCGTGGATGTACGCGGCCAAGGAGAAGGGCATCCCCGTCTACTCCCCCGGCTGGGAGGACTCGACCACGGGCAACATGTTCGCCGCCGCCGTCTATCGGAAGGCGCTCCCGCACCACCAGTGCGTCAAGAGCGGCACCGAGCAGATGGAGAACCTCATGCGCTGGTACCTCGAGCACTCGGGCTACCGCGGCGAGGAGCAGGATCCAGCCGACCACCCGAGCGTCGGCTTCTTCCAGGTGGGCGGCGGCATCGCCGGGGACTTCGCCATCTGCGCCGTGCCGACCATGATTCAAGACTTGCAGATGGAGAAGGTCCCGTTCTGGGGTTACTTCTGCCAGATCAGCGACGCCGTGACGTCCTACGGCGGCTACTCCGGCGCGGTCCCGAACGAGAAGATCACCTGGGGCAAGCTCGAGGTCGAAACGCCCAAATTCATGATTCAGTCGGATGCGACCATCGTGGCTCCGCTGATTTTCGGATACATTCTGGGCGATTAGCCGACCCATCAACTCTCGCGATGGCCCTTTTGGTCGTTTTGCGCGTTGCTCCCCTCCGAGGCCGACTCTAGCTCGGCCCTGCGGACACGGAACCGCTCCGGGGGAGCAACCGCGCTTCGCTTCACGACAACTAGGAGGACCATGATGCGAACCAAGACCTGGATCGCGCTGGTGGCCTGCGCGCTCGCGCTGCCGCTGGCGTTCGGATGTGACGACGGCGAGGACCCGACCGACGGAGGCGTCACCGAAGACACGGGCACCGGAGGCGACGACGCCGCCGCGAGCAACACCATCGCGGACATCGCGGCCGGCAACCCCGACTTCTCGATGCTGGTCGCGGCCGCCGACCGCGCCGGGCTCGTGCCCGTGCTCGCGGCCGACGGGCTCTTCACCGTCTTCGCGCCCACCAACGCCGCCTTCGAGGCCTCGGGCATCACGACGGAGATGATCGACTCGATGCCCATCGGGGACCTCGAGCAGATCCTCCGGTACCACGTCCTCTTGGGCGTCGAGGTCGACTCCGGCTCCATCGAGGCGGGCCCGGTCGACAGCGCGGCCGACCTCACCCTGATCCTGGGCACCGAGGGGGGCGTCACGATCAACGGCGGCAACGCCATCACGGGCGGCGCGGACGTGGTCACCGCCGACGTCGAGGCCGACAACGGCGTCATCCACATCATCGACCGCGTCCTGCTCCCGCCGGACATCCCGACGCTGGCGACCTACGCGGGCCTCACGAGCCTCGTCGGCGCGGTGAGCGACGCGGGCCTCGTGGAGACCCTGCAGGGCGAGGGGCCGTTCACGGTGTT
Proteins encoded:
- a CDS encoding deoxyhypusine synthase family protein → MSAVREFMDRHYLHFNSREVVDAAKAWEAHLAAGGKMMVTLAGAMSTARIGRILGRLIRADKVHAICCTGANLEEDIFNLLAANDYEIIKDWRALSAEDEKALYDRGFNRVTDTCIPETVMRHLEKRLIDRWKKACDEGERKMESEFLFDVLGDESLKAHFQIPESDSWMYAAKEKGIPVYSPGWEDSTTGNMFAAAVYRKALPHHQCVKSGTEQMENLMRWYLEHSGYRGEEQDPADHPSVGFFQVGGGIAGDFAICAVPTMIQDLQMEKVPFWGYFCQISDAVTSYGGYSGAVPNEKITWGKLEVETPKFMIQSDATIVAPLIFGYILGD